The Salvelinus sp. IW2-2015 linkage group LG32, ASM291031v2, whole genome shotgun sequence genome includes the window GAAGCACGGAGGCTGCAAGGGTCACTCCCCCTCTGCGGAGCGCGAGCGCAACCCCTCGCCGCCGAGCGACGAGAGCCCCAGCCACCACTCCGACTCGGATGAGCCCGTCTACATCGAGATGGGCGCCAGTGTTGGGGGCGGGGGGCAAACAGAGGCGCCCAAGAGTGAGGACGAGGAGCCGGACGAGTCGGTGTATGAGGAGATGAAGTACCCCCTCCTGGATGACATGGACTACCGCTGGGACCCCCCGGGATGCCGCTCCGCCTGCCCCACCCCGGCACCACTGGACCCTGAGCCCCTCAGCCGCTGCTCCACTCCGCGCAACATCCCCCTCTGCGACATTCCCGCGCCCTTCCCCAACCTGCTAACCCACCGGCCGCCTCTCCTGGTGTTCCCCCCTTCGCCAGCCCAGTGCTCGCCAAACTCAGACGAGTCCCCGCTCACCCCTCTGGATGCACTGACCAAACTGCCCATGATGGACAACCCCGGTGCCTACAGCAAGTCACCCACCTCCTCTTCCGAGCCCCCCTTGGCGCACCTACGCCGGGAGCTGACCGCCACGCCCACCCTGACCGTGTCGGGTCGCTCGTCGGCCCCGCCCCTGCCCTGCACCCTCTACAAGTCCTCGGCCTCCTCGGCGCACGGCTATCAGCGCAGCCACTCAGCCTGCCCCTCGCCCGTCAGCATGGGCCGCTGCCTAACTCCCCTCAGCCTGATGCGTGCGCCACCCTTCGACACCCCCATTCCCTTCCCAGGCGGGCTGCCGCGCAGCGCCTCTGCCACGCCCCACGGAAAGGGCTCGCCGCCCCAGGACTGCYTTGCCGGGGGCAGGCTGCATGGGTCGATGCAGAACGTGTCGACGGGGCGCTCACGCACACCGACCAGCCCCCTGGACGAGCTGACCAACCTGTTCACCGCCGGTAGGAACATGATGAAGAAGAACACCAGCGGAAGGAAGTCCAAGGAGCCCGGGGAGAGTGAGTGTCAATCATtcattcagtcagtcaatcagtcagtcaatcaacgCATCATCTATTTGTCAATCTAGTTACAGAATCAGTCAGTATCAACATAGAGGTAGAGTAACAAAATAGTTCCTCCACAGGTATCCACTATCCAGTCTGATCCAAACGGACTGCCATGCCATAACCCACACAGTGTAACCTTGACACGTTTGTTGACACATTGATGCACAGACTACAGCAATGGTTcgagtttttttttgttggtgaaaTGATTTATTAGTGTTCTCATCAGTGTCGCGTTAATATAAACCCCTTTTCATCTGGTAAAACAAACTTCCAATCCCGCTAAATTAGGAGATGCTGCTGCTGATGTTTGCGGTGGGTGTTTGTGGCTCTTTGCAAGCATTTCCTCCGTGAGCCCGTTTAATCTATTCCCACCAAACATAGATTGATACAGATCATATGATTTAATCTGGCCCGGATTAGGGAGTAAAGCGGTCGGCCTGCCTCGCAAACCCTGCAGTGGCATTAAGCCACCGCACAGCATTACTCTTAAATATGTAAACATGTTTAAACACAGGAGGCCAATGCAGTGCAGTACGGTGCCAAAATTGCACAAATGGTGAACCCAGATAGTTACCCAACTCCGGAgatgaatacatttttataaaacttCAGAACCGGTTTTCCGTATTCATGCTTCGTCGACCATCCTGTAATCTTTATATTCAATCATGGATATATTTATTGAATTTCTATGCATAATTCCGCCATTGATTTCCTCCTAATTGACGACCCCTGTTGACACACGCTCTGAAATTTAAATGGGCCTAATGCAAAGGAATAAAATATGAATTGGTGTTTGAAACCACATAGGCTATGCATTGCATATGCACACAATACTGTATAACAAATTGTAGAAGAGTAAACCGTGTGCAGGTATTCAGGACTTAATTATGGTCACAAGAGCAGTGAAGTGCGTTATTGGGTTTTTACCAGATTGGCTGATGATTTGGAGAGAGATCTAACACAGCAACTAACTCCATGGGGGAATTCCCACTGGTTGAGTGCATTTGAACCTATCTAGGGCTATACATAAAAAATGACTGGGCACGTGTCAATCTGTTCTTAACTCCGAGAGCTTCATAGCAACCACCAACTCCAACCCAGTCATAGCAACAGAAGAAGGAGCCTCTCTTATTTGCAGCATCCCTCCCTGTGGGGAAGTGGGCCAATCGCAGCGCAGGTCACTCCAGCTTCCAACTGATCatgtgcagcagcagcaggcttCCTAAGAGACAACCAAGACATTTACACCTGATCAGAGAGTTCTATTCCTATCTTGGCCCAATCAGCTCGTAAAGATTGAACCAATCAGGGAAACAGCTTCACAGTCACCaatcaggagagagaaagaagacccAATCTATGACAGTTGCTGACTTCCTGGAATTGTAACACCACAATCTTCCCTGAATGTAGGACATCTTGTTTGGTGGTTCTGGCAAATGTTTGCATCTAGCCTTTTATGCAAATTCTGTGTATTTCTTAGCATTAATTGGCTTGTGGGATCATTTGTTGGCTCTGTCCTCTTCATGCATATGCAGTAATGTCTTATTGATGCACAGTTCTGTGTTGTCCTTTAgcctaacagagagagagagagagacgagcagagagagatagaacattACAATTGTCATATATACCTACTGCAATGTTTTAGAAATATTTCTCCAAATATGACAGATTAAAACAGCAAATAAATGTGTTTAAATAAGAATGCATTGAAAGCGGTTACTGAGCCTTTACCTACCCATTGATAATAGTGTCTATGCAATTCACATCCTGGATGTCTCCACGACATCTGTCAAGTGAAACAACAGCATTTCCCAGTAATTCAGGCAAAAGGACCTCGTCTCATCCCAGTGGTTCATAGCACCCACAGTGCATGGGTGAAACCAAGTGGCCGTATAGCGTTAGTGCAGtgctttaataaaaaaaaatatttttagatagGTTATGTTTACTAGATATTTTGTGTTGAAGTAACAGAATATACTACTAACTAATTGGCAAGGACATGCAGGAACTTGGTATTGTAAGGTATTTGACTGTGTTTCTCCTAGGAAATAACAGTAGATACCACTAGGCCTAACTAACAACAACGGACTTAAAGAAACGTGCTATTTCATGGTGTCTGACTGTGTTTCTCCTCTATTACAGCCGAGTCCAAGAGTAAGCCTAACAGCGAGTCCAAACGTGACGGCAAGGAGCGGCACAGTCACAGCAAGGAGTCCAAACGGGAGAGCAAGGAGTCCAAACGGGAGAGTAAGGAACGTAGCAAAGAGTCTTCTTCTCACAGACGCGACACCAAGGACAGGGGCTGTAGCAGTGTTGAACCCCTGCCTATGAAACGGGACAGCAGAGACCGGGGTTGTAATAGTGTGGAGCCCTTGCCTATGACAAGAGACAGTAAAGATAGGGGTTGCACTAGTATTGAGCCCCCGCCTGTCAGACGGGACAGCAAAGACAGGGGCTGCAATAACATAGAATTGATGCCTAGACGCAATAGCAAAGACAGAAGTGTCCACGGCATGGAGCCTTTACTACGGCAGGACAGTAAAGACTCTCCCCGGAATGGTGTGGAGTCCAGACATGACAGCAAAGAAAGGCTCAGCCACCAGAACCCACCGGAACTTCTACCCAGGCAAGATAGCAAAGACCGAACCAGGAACGAAATGGATTCGAGACATGACAGCAAAGAACGAATTGATCAGCCACCAGAGCTCCTACCCAGACAAAATTGCAAAGATTCACCCAGAAATGGCCTTGAGTGCAGACGTAATAGCAAAGACCGAGACAGGGCGAGCTATGGCCTGGAGTCTAGACAAGAGGGCAAAGAACGAAGTTACAATGGAATGGAGCTCTTACCCCGACAGGACATCAAAGAGTCAGCCAGACATGGCCTTGAAGCCAGGCGTGACAGCAAGGACAGAAGCTGCAATGGCTCAGAACTGCCCCCCCGGCGCGATAGCTATGGCAAGAGTGCCAATGGGGTAGATCCTAGGCGCGACAAAGACCGGGTGGGTTACAGCTCAGATGTCTTGCCCAGGCGTGATAGCAGAGATAAGGGGACCTACAACTTTGAGCAATCAAAAGCACAAGAGAAGAACGGTGTATCAGGGCAACAATCGTCGACGGCCACACCAARCCGGCATGGAAGACCTGCTGGCAGTCCGCCAATGATGTTGGGAACTGGCAATACAGGTGAGGATAGCCTAATTGAAATTGCACATACAGCTCAACACAACCAGACACCAGGAAGTGACTGTGGTAAATGATTTACACGCACTAAACATGTCCTCATCAAGCACAATAATCTGCAAAGTTTAGAGATGCTATACTGTTGATTGCAATAACATGCAAGTAGCTTATCCATAATCAAACAATTTGAACATTCTCTAACTGGGTTACATGGGTAACCAAAAATGTACATACAACAAAGGTAGTCAGGTTCTTCAATTAAGTACGAGGGTGgagcaaaaacccgcagacactcgggtgactcggccctccgtggaatgagtttgacacatgctgtaaaacaacacatttcactgcagctatccggtgtgtgtgacaataaaacatgttttgagtgcgcttgttagctagcttgctaggctAATTTAGTCAGCACATTGTCCGTCACCTTGATTGTCATTTGAAGACAATTTGAATTAATTATAAGGATATTTCATACTAATCAGTAAAGTTTGAAAATTAAAAGAACAAACACAATTTTACAATTTTCACACGAAATAAGCGACTTACCTAGGCCAACTGTTCTCATCAAGTTGCAGTTTCAAACTCAAGAAAAGTAATTTTTTCTGGTTTTG containing:
- the LOC111957209 gene encoding neuronal tyrosine-phosphorylated phosphoinositide-3-kinase adapter 2 codes for the protein MMSSKEEETLRFLQYVEDSGLRAYSGLVSQNLDHARNERNRIYLQEKNDKKRKQEEAIKRTGEEVVTEGKLLRMGSMTMPPPPERMPVPPYLACGPGFAVRSQSLHSVGGGSNGGGEEEVGSPTSRKQPPPKPRRDPATKLSISSETVDHSPTLVCRGCRANPDSCDAPQGCGEDCKRVPPPKPRRNPNTQLSTSFDESYIRKHGGCKGHSPSAERERNPSPPSDESPSHHSDSDEPVYIEMGASVGGGGQTEAPKSEDEEPDESVYEEMKYPLLDDMDYRWDPPGCRSACPTPAPLDPEPLSRCSTPRNIPLCDIPAPFPNLLTHRPPLLVFPPSPAQCSPNSDESPLTPLDALTKLPMMDNPGAYSKSPTSSSEPPLAHLRRELTATPTLTVSGRSSAPPLPCTLYKSSASSAHGYQRSHSACPSPVSMGRCLTPLSLMRAPPFDTPIPFPGGLPRSASATPHGKGSPPQDCXAGGRLHGSMQNVSTGRSRTPTSPLDELTNLFTAGRNMMKKNTSGRKSKEPGETESKSKPNSESKRDGKERHSHSKESKRESKESKRESKERSKESSSHRRDTKDRGCSSVEPLPMKRDSRDRGCNSVEPLPMTRDSKDRGCTSIEPPPVRRDSKDRGCNNIELMPRRNSKDRSVHGMEPLLRQDSKDSPRNGVESRHDSKERLSHQNPPELLPRQDSKDRTRNEMDSRHDSKERIDQPPELLPRQNCKDSPRNGLECRRNSKDRDRASYGLESRQEGKERSYNGMELLPRQDIKESARHGLEARRDSKDRSCNGSELPPRRDSYGKSANGVDPRRDKDRVGYSSDVLPRRDSRDKGTYNFEQSKAQEKNGVSGQQSSTATPXRHGRPAGSPPMMLGTGNTELKPALPKYGRSSSAPVTPSPLGTPQRQAPEAQVPQMPWMCGDSTMLEQIERKRTLCMEIRSRQRPPDRNHPDRNLCKQKNNGAKKIQPPPYPTQTTVFWDTAI